One Salminus brasiliensis chromosome 5, fSalBra1.hap2, whole genome shotgun sequence DNA segment encodes these proteins:
- the LOC140555875 gene encoding NACHT, LRR and PYD domains-containing protein 3-like → MKGNGDLQQESYQPVDDILLTILKKHKSSMKNKYEILCEGIKTPENKTLLNRIYTQLYIIEGESDGVNEEHEVLQMEKTSHKYLQDSPINCLDIFKPLQGPKGGAEEGDVRGVRTEDEEPKVQKLRTVLTKGIAGIGKTVSVQKFILDWAEGKANQDVELMFVLSFRELNLIKDDQYSLHQLLCVFHPELKDLDPKIYDVCKAVFIFDGLDESRIPLKFGECEKVSDVTTTSSVSVLITNLIKGDLLPSALIWITSRPAAANQIPPQSINRVTEIEGFSNPQKEEYFRKRISDQDQAQKIISHIKTARSLHIMCHIPVFCWISATVLQRIMEEDSDPEIPKTLTGMYSHFLLTQTSMKKEKYEEEEERDPQKLLESNRTQLLKLAELAFKQLMKGNVMFYEEDLRESGIDVTEASVHSGIFTEIFREECVLYQRKIYCFVHLSFQEFLAALYVFHCYQIRNMEVLDRFRTWRVEWSENLKLEELLCGAVDEAVHSRNGHLDLFLRFLLGISLESNQRILQGLLTPTHTNLEKTIEHIKKVIKLDQQQYKISTDRCINLFLCLSEMKDQSLSREIPEYLKSKKTSEEKFSPGQCSVLAYMLMSSEEVLDELDLKKFNTSEEGYRRLVPAVSVCRKALLANSYLTEDSYKMICSVLQSVTSPLKELDLSNNDLQDSGVELLSAGLKSSHCKLETLRLTGGKLTISSCEKLASVLQSVNSLKDLDLSNNDLQDSGVELLSAGLKSPHCKLETLRLALCSLGGETCETLSSVLQSVNSLKDLDLSNNDLQDSGVELLSAGLKSPHCKLETLRLSGCMVTDKGCSSLASALKSDLSYVKELDLTYNHPGESGMKLLSDLLQDPNSKLETLRMQHEGINRIKADLKKYACYLKLDPNTAHKLLTLSEENRKVESVREDQPYPEHPDRFKNCLQVLSVESLTGRCYWEAEWSGSGAGIAVSYRGICRKRGAYSWFGENKLSWSLFCTAERSVDLDISHCVRHNNLEIPIRVLPPGSHRVGVYLDRPAGTLSFYSVSPDTLTHLHTFRTTFTEPLYAGFWIGNDSSVCVG, encoded by the exons atgaagGGAAATGGAGACCTCCAGCAGGAGTCTTACCAACCAGTGGATGACATCTTGCTCACAATCTTGAAGAAACACAAATCCAGCATGAAGAACAAGTATGAGATCTTATGTGAGGGAATAAAAACTCCAGAGAACAAAACCCTCCTGAACAGGATTTACACTCAGCTCTACAtcatagagggagagagtgacGGGGTGAATGAAGAACATGAGGTTTTACAGATGGAGAAAACATCCCACAAATACTTACAGGACTCTCCAATCAACTGCTTAGATATCTTTAAACCTCTACAAGGTCCTAAAGGAGGAGCAGAAGAAGGGGACGTTAGAGGTGTGAGGACTGAAGATGAAGAGCCAAAGGTCCAGAAGCTCAGAACAGTGCTGACTAAAGGCATTGCTGGGATTGGAAAAACTGTCTCTGTGCAGAAGTTCATTCTGGACTGGGCTGAAGGAAAAGCCAATCAGGATGTAGAGCTGATGTTTGTTCTTTCGTTCCGGGAGCTGAACCTGATTAAAGATGATCAGTACAGTCTTCATCAACTTCTGTGTGTCTTCCATCCTGAGCTCAAAGATCTGGACCCAAAGATCTATGATGTGTGTAAAGCTGTGTTCATATTTGATGGTCTGGATGAAAGCAGAATTCCACTGAAGTTTGGAGAGTGTGAGAAAGTGTCTGATGTAACCACGACATCATCAGTGAGTGTTTTGATCACAAACCTGATCAAAGGAGATCTGCTTCCCTCCGCCCTCATCTGGATCACCTCCCGACcagcagcagccaatcagatcccTCCTCAGTCCATCAACCGTGTAACAGAAATTGAGGGATTCAGCAACCCACAGAAGGAGGAGTACTTCAGGAAGAGGATCAGTGACCAAGACCAAGCCCAAAAGATCATCTCCCACATTAAGACAGCGAGGAGCCTCCACATCATGTGCCACATCCCCGTCTTCTGCTGGATCTCAGCCACTGTGCTTCAGAGAATCATGGAAGAAGACAGTGATCCAGAAATCCCTAAAACTCTGACTGGAATGTACTCCCACTTCCTGCTCACTCAGACCAGCATGAAGAAGGAGAAgtatgaggaggaagaggagagagacccACAGAAACTGCTGGAATCCAACAGAACCCAGCTTCTGAAACTGGCTGAACTGGCTTTCAAACAGCTGATGAAGGGCAATGTGATGTTCTATGAagaggacctgagagagagTGGCATTGACGTCACTGAGGCCTCAGTGCATTCTGGGATCTTCACTGAGATCTTTAGGGAGGAGTGTGTGCTTTACCAGAGGAAGATCTACTGCTTTGTTCATCTGAGCTTTCAGGAGTTCCTGGCTGCTCTCTATGTGTTCCACTGCTACCAGATCAGGAAcatggaggttctagataggtttAGAACATGGCGTGTAGAGTGGTCTGAGAACCTTAAATTGGAGGAGCTgctgtgtggagctgtggatGAAGCTGTTCACAGTAGAAATGGACATCTGGATCTTTTCCTCCGATTCCTTCTGGGCATCTCACTGGAGTCCAATCAGAGAATCCTACAGGGTCTACTGACACCCACTCACACCAACTTAGAGAAAACCATAGAACACATCaagaaagtaataaaattgGATCAACAGCAATATAAGATTTCAACTGACAGATGCATCAATctgttcctctgtctgtctgaaatgAAGGACCAGTCTCTCTCCAGAGAGATTCCGGAGTATCTGAAATCAAAGAAAACCTCAGAAGAAAAATTCTCTCCTGGACAGTGTTCAGTACTCGCCTATATGCTAATGTCCTCAGAGGAGGTTCTGGATGAACTGGACCTGAAGAAATTCAACACATCAGAGGAGGGATATAGGAGACTGGTTCCAGCAGTGAGTGTCTGCAGAAAGGCCTT ACTAGCTAACTCTTATCTCACTGAGGACTCCTATAAAATGATCTGCTCTGTTCTACAATCAGTAACCTCCcccctgaaagagctggacctcagtaacaatgacctgcaggattcaggagtggagctgctctctgctggactgaagagttcacactgtaaactggagacactcag ACTAACTGGCGGTAAACTCACCATAAGCTCCTGTGAAAAACTAGCATCAGTTCTACAATCAGTAAACTCCCTGAAAGAtctggacctcagtaacaatgacctgcaggattcaggtgtggagctgctctctgctggactgaagagtcctcactgtaaactggagacactcag GCTGGCTTTGTGTAGTCTTGGGGGGGAAACATGTGAAACTCTCTCCTCAGTTCTCCAATCAGTAAACTCCCTGAAAGATCTGGATCTCAGTAAtaatgacctgcaggattcaggagtggagctgctctctgctggactgaagagtcctcactgtaaactggagacactcag ATTGTCTGGTTGTATGGTTACAGATAAAGGCTGTTCTTctctggcttcagctctgaaatcaGATCTCTCCTATGTAAAAGAGCTGGATTTGACATATAATCACCCAGGAGAGTCTGGAATGAAGCTGCTCTCAGATCTACTTCAGGATCCAAACTCTAAACTGGAAACACTCAG GATGCAACATGAGGGGATAAACAGAATAAAAGCAGATTTAAAGAAAT atgccTGTTATCTCAAACTGGACCCAAACACAGCCCACAAACTCCTCACTCTGTCTGAGGAGAACAGAAAGgtggagagtgtgagagaagatCAGCCGTATCCTGAACATCCAGATAGGTTTAAAAACTGTCTGCAGGTCCTAAGTGTGGAGAGTCTGACTGGACGCTGTTACTGGGAGGCTGAGTGGAGTGGGAGTGGGGCTGGTATTGCAGTGTCCTACAGAGGGATCTGCAGGAAAAGAGGGGCATACAGCTGGTTTGGAGAAAATAAATTGTCCTGGAGTCTGTTCTGTACTGCTGAGAGAAGCGTTGACCTCGATATCAGTCACTGTGTCAGGCATAATAATTTAGAAATACCCATACGTGTCCTTCCTCCCGGGTCCCACAGAGTGGGGGTGTATCTGGATCGGCCGGCTGGcactctgtccttctacagcgTCTCACCTGATACACTGACCCACTTACACACCTTCAGAACCACCTTCACTGAGCCGCTCTACGCTGGGTTCTGGATTGGTAATgattcctctgtgtgtgtaggATAG